CCGCCCTGGCGGTTGGTGATGAGCGCCCTCGAGTTCACCGAGGGCTTGTAGATGGCGCCGCCCAGGGACACGCCCGCGTTGGCCGCCCACCACGAGGTGAAGATGATCCAGTTGGCGAAGGGCACCCGGAGCTCGTACCAGTAGCGCACGCGCACGCTCAGCACCGTGGCCTTGCGGAACACCTCCTCGCCGTCGTCCGGCAGCGGGAGGTTGAAGAACTTGGCGATCTTCGCCTCCAGCTCCGGCACCTCCGGGTAGGAGTCCGGTCCGTCGAAGTCCATCTCCCGCCAGTTGACGGCCGAGCGCAGCTTCCACACGCTCTGCACCGGCGAGTACCAGGACGGGTTCACCGTATCCACGCGCACCTGGCCGAACAGGTTGGAGCCGTTCACCGACGCCGGCACCACCGAGTTCTTGTTGGGCCAGGCCAGCAGCTGCAGCGCCTCGTCGTAGAGCTGCGCCAGCGCCCACGTCTTGGCCAGCTTCGGCAGGTCATCCGTGCGGCCCATGGTGGGCAGCAGCGCCACGATGGCCGCGTCATGCATGCGCTCGTTGTTGCCGTTCCAGACGATCCCCGTGCGCGCCGCGCAGTACGCCGCGTACTCGGTCATCAGCTTGGCGTGCTGCATCATCGTCAGCTGGATGATGCCCAGGCCCAGGAACACCATCAGCGGCAGTACCAGCGCGGATTCGACCGCGGCCTGCCCGGATTCCCGGGTTCGGTGGAGGGGGGTTGAAACCATGGATGTCGCCATCTAGCGACATTCATGCCACATCTTGTATCCGTCAGGTGGACGACGATTGGGGGGTCTCCCCAGAGGGACGGACCGGGCTCGGAACCGGGACGTCAAGCCGTCAGAACGGCTTAATCCGTGAGGGTGACTTTGACACCCCACATGACAGGTGGATAACATCCCACCCCGCTGACGCCCCCGGGCCCATCTTGAGTGCAGCTCTCCCACCCATGCGTACCCGCCCCCCCGGCGTCCCCCGCTTTCTGGAGGTCCTCGAGACATGTTGAAGGGTAAGACTCCGCTCGTCATCGCGCTGGCGCTCGGCCTGCTGGCTGGCATCATCGCGTGGTCGGCCATCAAGAAGAAGGAAGCGGACGTGCGCCGGGGCTGGAACCTGGTGCCCGTGGTCGTGGCCTCCCAGGACATCCCCGAGGGCACGGTCGTCTCCATCGAGATGATCAACCAGCGCTCGGTGCCCGAGCAGTTCGTGACCTCCTCGGTGGTGAAGCCGGACTCGGCCACCTACGTGGTGGGCCAGAAGGTGCTCGTGGCGCTGCAGGCCGGTGATCCGCTGCTGTGGAGCCAGTTCGAGACCACCAAGGCCGCCGAGCGCCTGTCCACCAAGGTGCAGAAGAAGGTGCGCGCCATCACCATCGAGTCGCGCCCCACCACCTCCGTGGGCGGGTGGATCCGCCCCAACGATCACGTGGACGTGATCGGCACCTTCCGCGATCCCCAGACGGACGAGAACGTGGCCGTGACGCTGCTGCAGAACGTCATCGTGCTCGCCACGGGCAAGATCACCGGCACCACGAACGTCAACCTCATCCCGGAGACCCAGCGCGACTACACCAACATCACGCTCATGGTCATCCCCGAGGAGGCGGAGATCCTCACGCTGGCCGCGGAGCTGGGCAACCTGACGCTCTCGCTGCGCAACGAGGAGGACGTGGACATGATCGAAGAGCGTGGCCGCGCCACCATCAGCACGCTGTTGTCCGGCGAGCGCACCCGCGTCCTCGAGCAGAAGCGCCGCGAGATCATCCAGATCATCAAGGGCAACACCTCCGAGAAGAGCACCGTGGGCTCGAGCGTCCCGTAGTCACGGTCTTCGTCCCCTTCACCGTGTCGTCCCCCCTCCGCCGCTGAAGGAAGTCCCCGCCCATGCTGGCCGGAATCGTCCTCCTCCTCGTCACCGGGTCCGTCTTCTTCTTCAGCCTGGTGATCTTCACCGTCCTGGCGAAGGCGTACGAGCAGTACCAGGAGCGGTACGTCGTCAAGTCGATGAACGACTTGAGCGACATGTTCCTCTTCATCGATGCCCGTCAGCTGCTGGTGCTCAACATCGCCAGCATGTGCTTGTTGGGCATCCTGTCGTACATCATCTTCAACCCCATCCTCTGCGTGGGTGCCACCATCTTCGGCTTCTTCCTGCCGATCATCCTGGTGAAGCACTACCGCAAGCGGCGCATCAAGAAGTTCAACGTGCAGCTGGTGGACGCGCTGCAGGCGATGGCCAACGCGTTCAAGGCGGGTCTCACGTTCCCGCAGGCCATCGAGCACGTGGCTCGCGAGGCGCAGCCGCCCCTGGCCCAGGAGTTCGGGCTCTTCGTGAAGGAAGTGAAGCTGGGCGTGCCGCTGGAGGAGGCCCTCATCAACATGGGCCGCCGGGTGGGCAGCGACGACCTGGAGCTGGTCGTGGTGGCCACCAACATCGCGCGCCAGCTGGGCGGCAACATGGCGGAGATGTTCGAGACCATCTCCACCGTCATCCGCGAGCGCTTCCGGCTCGAGGGGAAGATCGACGCGCTCACCGCCCAGGGCAAGCTGCAGGGCTGGGTGGTGGCCGCCATGCCGGCCATCCTCGGCATGGTGCTCAATTACATGCGTCCGGACCTGATGGAGCCGATGATGGACCACTGGTTCGGCTACGTGCTGGTCACGATCATCGCCATCATGGAAGTCCTCGGCGTGTTGATCATCCGGCGCATCGTCAACATCGATATCTGAAGGAGCAGCCGTGGGCGACGTCCTCACCTATACGTTGATGGGAGGCTCGGCGCTGATGTTCGCGGCGGCGGCGGGCTTCCTCGGCTTCGGCGTCTACCAGAACTTCTTCGAGCGCTTCGTGTCGGAAGTGCGCGACGAGTCCGCTGGTGGCGTCAAGGGCATGGGCTCGGTCACCGTGCGCAAGCTCGGTGCGCTCAACCGGCGCCTGATGTGGCCGGGCTACGAGTCCAAGATGCGCCGCAAGCTCATCAAGGCCGGCGAGCCTCAGGCCTTCAAGCCCGAGGACATCATGGCGCTGCAGGAGATCTGCGCCATGCTGGGCCTCCTGGCGGGCCTCATCCTGATCAACGCCCTGAGCCAGAACCTGGCCTGGTCGCTGCTCTTCGCGCTCTTCGGCCTGTATTACCCGCTCATCTGGGTGAACGATCAGGTGAAGAAGCGCCACCTGCTCATCTCTCGGGCGCTGCCCTACAACCTGGACCTGCTGACGCTGTCGGTGGAGGCCGGTCTGGACTTCACCGCGGCGCTGGCCAAGGTGGTGGAGAAGGGCAAGACGGGTCCGTTGCGCGAGGAGATGCAGATCGTCCTCAAGCAGCTGAAGATGGGCAAGACGCGCGAGGAGGCCCTCAAGGCGATGATCGCCCGGGTGGATCTGCCGGCGCTCACCACGTTCGTCACCGCGCTCATCCAGGCGGACAAGATGGGCACCAGCCTGGGCAAGGTGCTGCGCATCCAGTCCACGCAGCTGCGCATCGACCGCACCCAGCGCGCGGAGAAGCTGGCGGGCGAGGCCCCGGTGAAGATGCTCTTCCCGCTCATCGCGTGCATCTTCCCCACGGTGTTCCTGGTGCTCTTCGGGCCCATCGTGTTCCAGTTCATGTTCGGGGACGTCGGGGGGTAGGGTCCTGGGCTTCCAGCTGACCATCGCCAAGGGACTGCAACAGGGGAAGGAGATCACCTTCGAGCAGTCCGAGGTGAACATCGGCCGCACCGTGGAGAACGACGTGGTGCTGCAGGATGCCGGTGTATCCCGCCGGCACGTGCGCATCTCGGACCGGCTGGGGCGCTTCTTCGTGCAGGATCTGGGCAGCTCCAATGGCACCCTGGTCAATGACCAGCGGCTCGCCGGTGAGCAGGAGCTGCGCAACGGGGACCGGATCTCCCTGGGCCCCGTGGAGTTCGTCTTCCAGGAGGTCGTGAGCGACGAGGACGCCACCCGGCCCTTCATGCCGGTGGAGGACGACGACGCCACGCGGCCCATCCGGCGCAACGTCCAGCCGGTTCCGCGGACGGAGACGGACGACGGGATGGCGGCTCCGATGTCGGGGCTGTCCCCGGTCGTCGATGAGACCGCGGAGTTTCCGCCCTCGGCGCCTCCCGTCCTGCATCCCGTCTCGGACGGCGCGGCGAAGGGTGGGAGGGCCCGCTCGGAGAGGGTGGACGCGCTTCCGGCCGCGCTGGCCCGGCCCGAGCCGCATGCTCCCGTGAAGGCCGCCCCCGCGCCCTCCGCGAGCGCGGGTCTGTCCGCCGCCGAGAAGGCCCGGCGCAAGCGCGAGCTGGGTGACACCCTCGGGGGTCAGCTCAAGCTGTGGTGGTCCGAGCTGCCGGGGGGCGGGAAGTTCGCGCTGGTCACCGTGGCGACCTGCTTCGTGGTGGGCATGGTGGCTGCGTTCCTCATCGTCTTCCGTCCCAAGTTCGAGCTGGGACCCAAGGGGTCCGAGCCGACGTCGCTGGGCCTCCAGGTGCTGACGGACTCGTTCGGCCTGGGCGAGGGCGTGACGTGGCCCCAGCCGGACATGAAGGCCTTCGACTTCGAGTTCGTCTCGCCCACGCGCGCCGTGGGCGTGCTGCGCTACCACGCCAGCGGCATCTCCAAGGAAGAGGTCAACATCTCCCTCAACGCGGTGAACGTGGCCTGGGTGCCTCCGGACACGACCAACACCGTGGAGCGCGAGGTGCAGCAGATCCTCTCGCCGTCCATGCTCAAGCGCAACGAGCGCAACCAGCTCGTCTTCGACAACGTCCGCAACCCCCCGGGCAAGGACAGCTGGCGGGTGTGGAACCTGCGGCTGGAGATCATCCCCGTGCCGGACCTGCGTCCGGAGGAGCTCCAGGAGACGGCGCGCAACTACGTGTCCAGGGCGCGCGGCTTCTACGAGCGCAGGGACGTGGGCCCGGAGAACCTCTTCCTCGCCTGGGAGAACTACCGCTCGGCGTGGATTACACTCGAGGCCCTGGACGACAAGCCGGACCTCTACCAGGACGTCCAGTTCATGCTGGGCCAGGTGGCGGCCGACCTGGACCAGAAGTGCGGTCAACTCATGCTGGATTTCCAACGGAACATCCAGTTCAAGGACACCAAGAGGGCCGTGCAGGTCCTGGAAGAAGTCAACAGGCGCTTCCCTACACCGGCGCATCGCTGTCACAATCTGGCGCTCGAAAAAGCCAACGAGTACGGGCTGTGAGGCCCGTACCCGCGCACGAAATGAAGTGGTGACTTCCCATGTCGAACGGTTCTCCTCCCGCACGCCGTCGTCCGACGACGGGCTCCCCCTCGGGTGGCGCCACCTCTCAGCGTCCCTCGGTGCGCAAGACGTCCACGGGCGCGTCGTCTCCCGCCGTCCGCTCCGAGTCCGTCCCGGTGACGGGCACGAAGCTGGTGTGCTCCGCGGGCCCCCGCGCCGGTGAGGAGTTCGGGCTGGAGGATGGCGAGTACGTCGTCGGCCGCGCCAACGACAACCCCATCTGCATCCCGGACACCTCGGTGTCGCGCAAGCACGTGCTCATCCGCCGCGTGGGCGGTGGCTGGGCGGCCAGCGACCTGGGCTCCGGCAACGGCACCCTCCTCAACGGCGAGCCCCTCACCGACGAGATGCCGCTGTCCCACGGCGACGTCCTCACGCTCGGCGACACGGAGCTGACGTTCAACGACAGCTCCAACGCCACGATGATGATGCCGGCGCCGTCGGCTCCCCCGTCACGGCCGGCCCGGAGCGGCTCGAGGTCCTCCGCTCCCGCTTCCGCCCCCGAGGCCGCCGATACCGTGGACGAGGGCGCGGCGCCCGTTCCGCGCCGTCCGCCGCCCCGGCCCGATCGCGTCCCGCGCGGAGGCCGCTCGGCGGCGGCTCCGGATCCGGCGGCGCAGCAGCGCAAGAAGCGCCTGCTGATCCTGACCGCGGGCGTCTTCGTGATGCTGGTGGGCCTGCTGGTCGTCATGAAGGTGCAGCAGCAGAACAAGGCCGAGGCCGCCGCCCTCCAGGCGCGCCAGGTCCAGGAGCGGCGCGAGGCGCTCGACGCGCTCTTCCAGGACGCCAAGAACCTCATCCGCGAGAGCAACTGGGTGGGGGCCAAGGCGAAGCTGCTGGAGCTCCAGGAGGCGGAGCCCGAGTACCTGCAGCTGCAGGACTACCTGGCGCGCGTGGAGAAGGAGATCCCCAACCAGGAGGCGATCAACACGGCCAAGGCGGCGCTCGACAAGGGACAGCTCGCCACGGCCTCGGCCGCGCTGGCCAAGGTGAGCAAGGACACCCAGCTCTTCG
This is a stretch of genomic DNA from Archangium violaceum. It encodes these proteins:
- a CDS encoding TadE/TadG family type IV pilus assembly protein, with amino-acid sequence MVSTPLHRTRESGQAAVESALVLPLMVFLGLGIIQLTMMQHAKLMTEYAAYCAARTGIVWNGNNERMHDAAIVALLPTMGRTDDLPKLAKTWALAQLYDEALQLLAWPNKNSVVPASVNGSNLFGQVRVDTVNPSWYSPVQSVWKLRSAVNWREMDFDGPDSYPEVPELEAKIAKFFNLPLPDDGEEVFRKATVLSVRVRYWYELRVPFANWIIFTSWWAANAGVSLGGAIYKPSVNSRALITNRQGGMKDVAMVPVKGLDHQKGYNTLYTVEMTVLWGLATGSIPLVSKLVGKRYFIPLTATYSMRMQSNFYYKWLMHLNPDWGL
- the cpaB gene encoding Flp pilus assembly protein CpaB, producing the protein MLKGKTPLVIALALGLLAGIIAWSAIKKKEADVRRGWNLVPVVVASQDIPEGTVVSIEMINQRSVPEQFVTSSVVKPDSATYVVGQKVLVALQAGDPLLWSQFETTKAAERLSTKVQKKVRAITIESRPTTSVGGWIRPNDHVDVIGTFRDPQTDENVAVTLLQNVIVLATGKITGTTNVNLIPETQRDYTNITLMVIPEEAEILTLAAELGNLTLSLRNEEDVDMIEERGRATISTLLSGERTRVLEQKRREIIQIIKGNTSEKSTVGSSVP
- a CDS encoding type II secretion system F family protein, which produces MLAGIVLLLVTGSVFFFSLVIFTVLAKAYEQYQERYVVKSMNDLSDMFLFIDARQLLVLNIASMCLLGILSYIIFNPILCVGATIFGFFLPIILVKHYRKRRIKKFNVQLVDALQAMANAFKAGLTFPQAIEHVAREAQPPLAQEFGLFVKEVKLGVPLEEALINMGRRVGSDDLELVVVATNIARQLGGNMAEMFETISTVIRERFRLEGKIDALTAQGKLQGWVVAAMPAILGMVLNYMRPDLMEPMMDHWFGYVLVTIIAIMEVLGVLIIRRIVNIDI
- a CDS encoding type II secretion system F family protein; the protein is MGDVLTYTLMGGSALMFAAAAGFLGFGVYQNFFERFVSEVRDESAGGVKGMGSVTVRKLGALNRRLMWPGYESKMRRKLIKAGEPQAFKPEDIMALQEICAMLGLLAGLILINALSQNLAWSLLFALFGLYYPLIWVNDQVKKRHLLISRALPYNLDLLTLSVEAGLDFTAALAKVVEKGKTGPLREEMQIVLKQLKMGKTREEALKAMIARVDLPALTTFVTALIQADKMGTSLGKVLRIQSTQLRIDRTQRAEKLAGEAPVKMLFPLIACIFPTVFLVLFGPIVFQFMFGDVGG
- a CDS encoding FHA domain-containing protein yields the protein MQQGKEITFEQSEVNIGRTVENDVVLQDAGVSRRHVRISDRLGRFFVQDLGSSNGTLVNDQRLAGEQELRNGDRISLGPVEFVFQEVVSDEDATRPFMPVEDDDATRPIRRNVQPVPRTETDDGMAAPMSGLSPVVDETAEFPPSAPPVLHPVSDGAAKGGRARSERVDALPAALARPEPHAPVKAAPAPSASAGLSAAEKARRKRELGDTLGGQLKLWWSELPGGGKFALVTVATCFVVGMVAAFLIVFRPKFELGPKGSEPTSLGLQVLTDSFGLGEGVTWPQPDMKAFDFEFVSPTRAVGVLRYHASGISKEEVNISLNAVNVAWVPPDTTNTVEREVQQILSPSMLKRNERNQLVFDNVRNPPGKDSWRVWNLRLEIIPVPDLRPEELQETARNYVSRARGFYERRDVGPENLFLAWENYRSAWITLEALDDKPDLYQDVQFMLGQVAADLDQKCGQLMLDFQRNIQFKDTKRAVQVLEEVNRRFPTPAHRCHNLALEKANEYGL
- a CDS encoding FHA domain-containing protein translates to MSNGSPPARRRPTTGSPSGGATSQRPSVRKTSTGASSPAVRSESVPVTGTKLVCSAGPRAGEEFGLEDGEYVVGRANDNPICIPDTSVSRKHVLIRRVGGGWAASDLGSGNGTLLNGEPLTDEMPLSHGDVLTLGDTELTFNDSSNATMMMPAPSAPPSRPARSGSRSSAPASAPEAADTVDEGAAPVPRRPPPRPDRVPRGGRSAAAPDPAAQQRKKRLLILTAGVFVMLVGLLVVMKVQQQNKAEAAALQARQVQERREALDALFQDAKNLIRESNWVGAKAKLLELQEAEPEYLQLQDYLARVEKEIPNQEAINTAKAALDKGQLATASAALAKVSKDTQLFESLRTLKTSMQDKADKRVREAQALLEQRQLDPARQAKAITDDVLAAFPEHRDAKVIAEQVDLFIENATRPAPVVKGPEAPKPWDQAVDLFRDGDLRGAVAMANSCAGKNPQCKTLIAQMTDFDSLYKKLEDLDAKGLARLLDLDRKITNGRGSKLSRNAGTRAANIFFKSASAAKAAGQWGRAMENAQRALQSDPSHAGANNIVTELRQKAKDLYLQAYALKDTNPEDAVPKFREVMAMTLADDETHQKSKSWIEKLQR